The following are from one region of the Salvia hispanica cultivar TCC Black 2014 chromosome 1, UniMelb_Shisp_WGS_1.0, whole genome shotgun sequence genome:
- the LOC125223110 gene encoding probable E3 ubiquitin-protein ligase RHC2A produces MSSTYWCHRCNRFLRALNPESIDCPDCSSGFVEEVEAPPPPSSISDSRQRRFPAAAMYMMQAPEPCPIPGPASVSSPRLRRSRRNGGDRSPFNPVILLRGGASDGGGGGGGGGGGFELYYDDRAGSGLRPLPATMSEFLLGSGFDRLLDQLSQIEANGMGRIDSNPPASKAAIEAMPTVPIIDRHIAIESHCAVCKEAFELGSDAREMPCSHLYHQDCILPWLSLRNSCPVCRHELTAEDNENGNGGGDAGRGGGNEVGSEDETVGMTIWRLPGGGFAVGRFSGGGRGELPVVYTEMDGGFNNNGVPRRVSWSSRGSVSRNRGGLRRLLTGFMSCFGRSGSSTSTPRISRRSGSLSSVFSTTHTRRARAADESFQRIGED; encoded by the coding sequence ATGTCTTCCACATACTGGTGCCACAGATGCAACCGCTTCCTCAGGGCTTTGAATCCGGAATCCATCGATTGCCCCGATTGCAGCTCCGGATTCGTCGAAGAGGTCGAggctccgccgccgccgtcttCAATTTCCGACTCCAGGCAACGCCGCTTCCCCGCCGCGGCTATGTACATGATGCAGGCGCCCGAGCCATGCCCTATTCCGGGGCCGGCGTCCGTATCGAGCCCTAGGCTGCGAAGGAGCCGCAGAAATGGAGGCGATCGGTCGCCGTTTAATCCTGTCATCCTTCTCCGTGGTGGCGCCAGCGATggcggaggtggaggtggaggcggTGGGGGAGGGTTTGAGCTGTATTACGACGACAGAGCGGGGTCGGGGCTGCGGCCGCTACCGGCGACGATGTCGGAGTTTTTGCTCGGTTCGGGCTTCGACAGGCTGCTGGATCAGCTATCGCAAATTGAGGCGAACGGGATGGGGAGAATCGACAGCAATCCGCCCGCATCGAAGGCCGCCATCGAGGCTATGCCGACCGTGCCGATAATCGATCGCCACATTGCGATTGAATCGCACTGCGCGGTCTGCAAGGAGGCGTTCGAGCTGGGGAGCGACGCCCGCGAGATGCCCTGCAGTCATCTGTACCATCAGGACTGCATCCTGCCGTGGCTCTCGTTGAGGAATTCGTGCCCCGTGTGTAGGCACGAGCTGACAGCCGAGGATAATGAGAACGGGAATGGCGGTGGGGACGCGGGTAGAGGAGGAGGGAACGAGGTGGGGAGTGAGGATGAGACGGTGGGGATGACGATATGGAGATTGCCCGGGGGTGGTTTTGCAGTGGGGAGGTTTTCTGGAGGGGGGAGAGGCGAGCTCCCGGTTGTTTACACGGAAATGGATGGCGGGTTCAATAACAATGGGGTGCCGAGGAGGGTTTCTTGGAGTTCTAGAGGTAGCGTTTCGAGGAACAGGGGAGGATTGAGGAGGCTGCTAACCGGCTTCATGTCTTGTTTTGGGAGAAGTGGATCTTCCACTTCTACACCTAGGATTAGTCGGAGGAGTGGCTCGTTGTCATCGGTTTTTAGCACCACACATACACGACGAGCAAGAGCTGCAGATGAGTCGTTTCAACGAATAGGGGAGGATTGA